In a genomic window of Epinephelus lanceolatus isolate andai-2023 chromosome 3, ASM4190304v1, whole genome shotgun sequence:
- the srla gene encoding LOW QUALITY PROTEIN: sarcalumenin (The sequence of the model RefSeq protein was modified relative to this genomic sequence to represent the inferred CDS: deleted 1 base in 1 codon), whose amino-acid sequence MPSDLQPEGIYNRGETKGRPLAAKMKSLLSVCCLLSLLALSAAGSSIQDEEPLVRLQLQQPEGDLFSCGCDATEEPASQSSSNDTPAPERAMCQPCKPPSALDSEEEPASSSEDASAEDVTSDGEEDQEEEASQEEVEEEVLTSEEEAAEEAEDDSVDEEEVAGVVASSEEEEEKVAEVEEEVHEEEEIVEEGEEEAEEELPHEEEEVSEPQEEVAEEEEETVEAAEDEDTHEDTEAAAEEEGVEALIHEAEEEEDTVAEDAAEEEVAVAESEPEEEPVELPQTDSEPEEPEVVAESEAEPEVTAEPEPELEVTAEPEPEPEVTAEPEPEPEPEIEEVAQPEPEVISEPEVIPEPEPEPEVVPEAEPEPVVEEVLPESAEDVAVEGESVEEAAAVDVAEEATVEEAPADVEEVTAEEPSQSQTKEHKKDEAAGPTPRDRAHIEETLRLATTEPSAEFSAAMKKLLDIYHTAIKPMEQAYKYNELRQHEVTDGEITSKPMVLFLGPWSVGKSSMINYLLGLHGTSQELYTGAEPTTSEYTVIMHGEKFRSIEGIVMAADSSRSFSPLEKFGQGFLERLVGIEMPHKLLERVTFVDTPGIIENRKQQERGYPYNDVCQWFIDRADLIFLVFDPTKLDVGGELEMLFKQMKGRESQIRLILNKADSLTTQDLMRVYGALFWSMAPLINVTEPPRVYVSSFWPQDYAADTSRGLFMKEETSLLEDLNQVIENQMENKIAFIRQHGIRVRIHALLVDRYLQTYYDKLGWFSDPYEVFQDIVNDPDKYYIFKSILAKTNVSKFDLPNKETYQDFFGVNPVSSFKQLSSHCSWTGGCLLEKIERAISNELPALLSSVSKGAETPAPPKAAPAPPPPLPGTCEGPGCEEKPKNRWRKH is encoded by the exons GGTCCTCCATCCAAGATGAGGAGCCTCTGGTGCGTCTGCAGCTCCAGCAGCCAGAGGGAGACCTCTTCTCCTGTGGATGTGACGCAACAGAGGAGCCCGCCAGCCAGAGCTCCTCCAACGACACCCCGGCCCCAGAGAGGGCCATGTGCCAACCCTGCAAACCACCATCAGCTTTAGATTCCGAAGAAGAGCCAGCTTCTTCCTCAGAGGATGCTTCTGCAGAGGATGTAACAAGTGATGGAGAAGAAGACCAGGAGGAGGAAGCTTCCCAGGAAGAGGTAGAAGAAGAGGTGTTGACATCTGAGGAGGAAGCTGCCGAGGAGGCTGAGGATGACAGTGTGGACGAGGAGGAAGTTGCCGGAGTGGTTGCATCttctgaagaggaggaggagaaggtagCTGAGGTAGAGGAAGAGGttcatgaggaggaggagatagtCGAGGAAGGTgaggaagaggcagaggaggaattACCccatgaagaggaggaagtgagtgAACCTCAGGAAGAAGttgcagaggaggaagaagaaacagTTGAGGCAGCAGAGGATGAAGACACACACGAGGATACAGAggcagcagctgaggaggaaggTGTGGAAGCTCTCATACATGAggctgaagaggaggaagatacCGTTGCTGAGGATGCAGCTGAGGAAGAGGTTGCAGTGGCTGAATCTGAACCAGAAGAAGAACCAGTTGAGCTTCCTCAAACAGACTCAGAACCAGAGGAGCCAGAAGTGGTAGCAGAATCTGAGGCTGAACCAGAGGTGACTGCAGAGCCTGAACCAGAACTGGAGGTTACTGCAGAGCCTGAACCAGAACCGGAGGTGACTGCAGAGCCTGAACCAGAACCAGAGCCTGAGATTGAAGAAGTAGCACAGCCAGAGCCTGAAGTCATTTCAGAGCCAGAGGTGATTCCAGAGCCTGAACCAGAACCAGAGGTTGTCCCTGAAGCAGAGCCAGAGCCCGTCGTGGAGGAGGTCTTACCAGAATCTGCTGAGGATGTAGCTGTGGAAGGAGAATCAGTGGAGGAGGCAGCAGCAGTAGATGTCGCTGAGGAGGCGACAGTTGAGGAGGCACCTGCTGATGTGGAGGAGGTGACTGCAGAGGAGCCTTCACAGTCTCAAACCAAAG AGCATAAGAAAGATGAAGCAGCAGGACCGACACCGAGGGACCGCGCCCACATTGAGGAGACACTGCGATTGGCTACTACTGAACCCTCAGCAGAGTTCTCAG cTGCTATGAAGAAGCTGCTGGACATCTACCACACTGCCATCAAGCCAATGGAGCAGGCCTACAAGTATAATGAGCTCAGGCAGCATGAAGTCACAG ATGGTGAGATCACCTCTAAGCCCATGGTTTTGTTCCTGGGACCGTGGAGTGTCGGCAAGTCCTCCATGATCAACTACCTGCTGGGACTTCACGGCACCTCACAGGAGCTCTACACAG GTGCTGAGCCCACCACCTCAGAGTACACAGTCATAATGCACGGTGAGAAGTTTCGGTCCATAGAGGGCATCGTCATGGCAGCAGACAGCTCACGGTCCTTCTCACCTCTGGAGAAGTTCGGCCAAGGCTTCCTGGAGCGGCTGGTGGGCATCGAGATGCCTCACAAGCTGCTGGAGAGGGTCACCTTCGTCGACACGCCCGGCATCATTGAAAACCGCAAACAGCAGGAGAGAG GTTACCCCTACAATGACGTGTGCCAGTGGTTCATCGATCGAGCTGATCTCATCTTCCTGGTGTTCGACCCCACCAAGCTAGATGTGGGCGGGGAGCTAGAGATGCTCTTCAAGCAGATGAAGGGCCGCGAGTCCCAGATTCGCCTCATCCTCAACAAGGCCGACAGTCTTACCACCCAGGACCTGATGAGGGTCTACGGGGCCCTGTTCTGGAGCATGGCGCCCCTCATCAACGTCACAGAGCCTCCTCGGGTGTACGTCAGCTCCTTCTGGCCTCAGGACTATGCTGCAGACACCAGCCGAGGGCTTTTCATGAAGGAGGAGACCTCTCTGCTGGAGGACCTCAACCAG GTGATTGAGAATCAGATGGAGAACAAGATCGCTTTCATCCGCCAGCATGGCATCCGTGTGCGCATCCATGCCCTGCTGGTGGACCGCTACCTCCAGACCTACTACGACAAGCTGGGCTGGTTCAGCGACCCCTACGAGGTGTTCCAAGACATAGTCAACGACCCGGACAAATACTACATCTTCAAATCTATTCTGGCCAAAACCAACGTCAGCAAGTTCGACCTGCCCAACAAAGAGACCTACCAGGACTTCTTTGGTGTGAATCCAGTTTCCAGTTTCAAGCAGCTTTCCTCCCACTGCAGCTGGACCGGCGGTTGTCTGCTGGAGAAGATAGAGAGGGCCATCTCAAACGAGCTCCCAGCTCTGCTCAGCAGCGTCAGCAAGGGCGCAGAAACGCCTGCCCCGCCGAAGGCAGCACCCGCACCTCCGCCTCCACTTCCTGGCACCTGTGAGGGTCCCGGGTGTGAGGAGAAACCCAAGAATCGCTGGAGGAAGCATTGA